Proteins found in one Crassostrea angulata isolate pt1a10 chromosome 3, ASM2561291v2, whole genome shotgun sequence genomic segment:
- the LOC128176074 gene encoding uncharacterized protein LOC128176074 has protein sequence MMASHKHSRRQLPSLSVEIADKQRHSLISHMTYKSSLEYLLKNEGTFTKALELIKRYPTLADHRSTAKIWEILSLGTKSCSEKPHSSWNGQAEKPKLPNMPTISISSDGSSEVQCASCTRHEKMHIGIVGISFEHTETLRWSQLVCNLSSEAFVHCLKLKSTTDVGLEVESVNGLVFVMSNSSLNNGLFLQAINYAQQHEIPVLYIRELRFKLPVHVSGDFTEKVLLQQGIQQQLSKAPFDHPSSPTSTRSALPPISKSGYYYHPNLEITGSSSTTECLESRYKEAIVFSGNNTDYCVQVIIKTISQSQKSGRGITPTNSDSEEFGTTLKPPTIDNFINSATSSKRQNYAQKGLFAEAVFDSSSSTESDESVVEVSPAKRDLDREESLDQETIYVLFPDRSEGSSGTKPVLVKWPPRKNEVHTDTSLTDMDSESFLSDSSIGFQDVDLAEIMSDDDFIFT, from the coding sequence ATGATGGCATCGCATAAACATTCTCGCCGACAATTGCCGAGTCTGTCTGTAGAGATTGCCGACAAACAAAGGCACTCTCTCATCTCTCATATGACATACAAATCCAGTCttgaatatttgttgaaaaacGAGGGAACCTTCACCAAAGCACTAGAGTTAATCAAGAGATACCCAACGCTAGCCGATCACCGATCTACTGCAAAAATCTGGGAAATTTTGTCGTTAGGAACCAAATCGTGCTCTGAGAAGCCACATTCGAGTTGGAACGGACAAGCTGAAAAACCTAAATTACCTAATATGCCAACAATATCAATATCATCGGATGGATCCTCCGAGGTACAATGTGCTTCATGCACTAGACACGAAAAAATGCATATTGGCATCGTAGGAATATCATTCGAACACACCGAGACTTTAAGGTGGTCACAACTTGTTTGCAATTTGTCATCTGAAGCCTTTGTGCATTGTCTAAAACTAAAAAGTACTACGGACGTTGGTTTGGAGGTGGAGAGTGTTAACGGACTTGTTTTCGTTATGTCCAACTCCAGTCTTAATAATGGACTGTTTCTCCAAGCCATAAACTATGCTCAACAACATGAAATACCAGTTTTGTATATCAGGGAGCTCAGATTCAAGCTTCCTGTCCACGTTTCTGGCGATTTTACCGAAAAGGTTTTGTTGCAACAGGGTATTCAACAGCAACTATCGAAAGCCCCGTTTGATCATCCAAGCAGCCCCACTTCTACACGTTCTGCTTTGCCCCCCATATCAAAGAGCGGATATTATTACCACCCAAATCTCGAAATAACTGGGTCGTCCTCCACAACAGAATGTTTAGAATCTCGATATAAGGAGGCCATCGTGTTTTCTGGAAACAACACTGATTACTGTGTTCAAGTAATAATCAAAACTATTTCTCAATCCCAAAAATCAGGAAGAGGTATCACGCCAACCAATAGCGATTCAGAAGAGTTTGGCACTACACTCAAACCTCCaacaattgacaattttataaattCTGCCACTAGCTCCAAACGACAGAATTACGCACAGAAAGGCTTGTTCGCAGAAGCCGTATTCGACTCCTCTTCCTCAACGGAGTCAGATGAAAGTGTCGTGGAAGTTAGTCCCGCGAAAAGAGATTTGGATCGAGAAGAGTCGCTTGACCAAGAAACTATATACGTGCTGTTTCCGGATAGGAGCGAAGGGTCTTCCGGTACAAAACCGGTCCTTGTCAAATGGCCTCCACGCAAAAACGAGGTTCATACGGACACCTCGTTAACCGATATGGACAGCGAGTCGTTTCTGTCCGATTCCTCAATTGGATTCCAGGATGTAGATTTGGCAGAAATTATGTCGGATGacgattttatctttacttGA
- the LOC128177470 gene encoding JNK1/MAPK8-associated membrane protein-like yields MADPTFTVERCPGLYCGRILLGGNNYSECGACPRGYQPNEQSICLACDSEPTFYDWMYLAFMALLSLILHWFFIDYTNRNKTAKSLIPLHVSALLESVVAAILTLLLVEPYGSLRVRSCPVTKLSDWYSMLLNPQPNYAQKLYCTQEIVYPLYTIVMIYYAFSLLLMMLFRPAISYKFTQRRGTKSIYAALYFHPILIVLQAVLSGLLYYFFSYMVIVVSLITSVIHLCGCDLISYSSVTKDIFLNGRNLTILVGHWFLHAFGIISLTQLTQLEIHLPILALVPFPTLFFILTIQFSHPSHLEDVH; encoded by the exons ATGGCAGACCCTACATTTACAG TCGAAAGATGCCCAGGGCTATACTGTGGAAGAATTCTACTCGGTGGTAATAATTACAGTGAATGTGGG GCATGTCCTAGAGGATACCAGCCAAATGAACAAAGTATATGTCTGGCTTGTGATTCGGAGCCCACGTTTTATGATTGGATGTACTTGGCCTTCATGGCTCTTTTATCCCTCATTCTTCACTGGTTTTTCATTGATTATACCaacagaaataaaacagcaaA GTCCCTGATACCCCTTCATGTATCGGCCCTTCTGGAGAGTGTGGTAGCTGCCATATTGACCCTATTACTGGTCGAGCCGTATGGCTCCCTCAGAGTTCGGTCCTGCCCGGTCACAAAGCTCTCAGACTGGTACTCCATGTTGCTCAACCCCCAGCCAAATTACGCCCAGAAACTGTACTGTACACAGGAAATTGTGTACCCACT gtatACAATAGTTATGATATACTATGCCTTCTCACTTCTGCTAATGATGCTGTTCAGACCAGCAATATCCTACAAGTTTACCCAGCGTAGAGGAACGAAATCCATCTACGCAGCCCTATATTTTCATCCCATCCTGATCGTCTTGCAGGCAGTGCTAAGTGGACTCTTAT attaCTTCTTTTCTTACATGGTGATAGTGGTCTCTTTGATAACGAGTGTCATTCATCTCTGTGGATGTGACTTG ATATCCTACTCCTCTGTGACCAAAGACATTTTTCTGAATGGACGGAACCTGACGATACTGGTGGGTCACTGGTTCCTCCATGCCTTTGGGATCATCTCACTGACTCAGCTGACTCAACTCGAGATCCACCTTCCTATCTTGGCTCTGGTCCCATTCCCAACTCTCTTCTTCATTCTGACCATCCAGTTCTCACATCCTTCTCATCTGGAGGATGTCCACTGA
- the LOC128177469 gene encoding transmembrane protein 62-like produces MKLFAISLMFVACFCILIGLIQNVVNTDHGGIYPTDRNIVHLNGDDVNLWWFVQLSDIHVSKFQDPKRPEDLAKFCQHRLPKIAPELFIVTGDLTDAKYKNERGSTQFIEEWKRYEEVITLCQKYNNNVKWLDVRGNHDAFNVPDLDHKKNLFRTYSGQGETNPSSYKYTHKLKFGEYSFIAMDATPNPGPRRPFNFIGILREKQINLLNKMSLESSSSNMTFWFGHYPTSLIITEDGSNIRQLMRNASAYFCGHLHLSGLHTRHKTGTYELELGDWKHNRMYRIVAVDSNVMAFSDQAFHEEPVIIFTNPQHARFPAPQKVTSTHIRLLIFPPSHALTVDLYIDKVKIGEAQNVKGPLYVLPWKPEQFKSGLHHITAVIKENGFTIKEKSQLFSLDGTTEPFPLLARIVLMVDLLFIGKLLFYFLAVVYVLVLCLLRKCADIRSLKLQGDALPGRFIKNFINRWIRRVWLVSKATKIFLILTCFTAYIMIGPWFMAEVIDGHTGLMFVWGLYVKGALLPGSLTYVYGIFQMVSYNIPLLFHLGYILDYPQSFSESNQLRLSHRIRHLYIPMIVLLIFQCYVTLIEFPQAYGTKAMIVGPVRSGSIFIGMYCYYAAFTHHYKSTVHTS; encoded by the exons atgaaattatttgCGATCAGTTTAATGTTTGTCGCATGTTTCTGTATACTGATTGGGTTGATACAGAACGTTGTGAACACGGACCATGGAGGAATATATCCCACTGACAGAAATATTGTTCATTTGAATGGAGATGATGTAAATTTATGGTGGTTTGTACAG CTCTCAGATATCCATGTTAGTAAGTTTCAAGACCCAAAGAGGCCTGAAGACTTAGCCAAATTTTGCCAACATCGTCTTCCGAAAATAGCACCAGAACTTTTTATTGTGACAG gAGATTTGACTGATGCTAAATATAAAAATGAGAGAGGCTCGACACAATTTATTGAAGAATGGAAACGTTATGAAGAAGTAATCACCTTATGTcaaaagtataacaataatgtGAAGTGGCTGGATGTAAGAGGAAATCATG ATGCATTCAATGTACCAGATTTGGAtcacaaaaaaaatctttttag AACATACTCTGGACAAGGGGAGACAAATCCTTCCTCAtataaatacacacacaaactGAAGTTTGGGGAGTACAGTTTCATTGCCATGGATGCCACACCAAACCCTGGACCGAGGCGACCATTTAACTTTATTGGAATTCTCAGAGAG aaacaaataaatttactgAATAAGATGTCCCTGGAAAGTAGTTCAAGCAACATGACCTTTTGGTTTGGACATTATCCAACTTCTCTCATCATCACTGAAGATGGATCCAACATCCGCCAACTAATGAG AAATGCCAGTGCATACTTCTGCGGACATCTCCATCTATCAGGCTTGCATACCAGGCACAAAACAGGGACCTATGAACTGGAGCTGGGAGACTGGAAACACAACAGGAT GTACAGAATTGTAGCAGTGGATAGCAATGTAATGGCCTTCTCAGACCAAGCTTTCCATGAAGAGCCAGTCATCATTTTTACCAATCCCCAGCATGCAAGATTTCCAGCACCACAGAAAGTAACCTCTACTCATATCAG GCTGTTGATATTTCCACCCTCACATGCCTTAACAGTTGACCTTTACATTGATAAAGTTAAGATTGGGGAGGCTCAGAATGTTAAAGGGCCCTTGTATGTGTTACCATGGAAACCTGAGCAATTCAAAAGTGGTCTACATCACATCACAGCTGTGATCAAG GAAAATGGGTTCACCATCAAAGAGAAATCTCAGTTATTCTCCTTGGATGGAACGACTGAACCATTTCCATTGCTGGCACGTATTGTGCTCATGGTGGACTTGCTTTTTATT GGAAAGCTCTTGTTCTATTTTCTTGCTGTTGTGTATGTTCTAGTGCTGTGCCTCTTGAGGAAATGTGCTGACATTAGATCCTTAAAGCTACAAG GTGATGCACTACCTGGAAGGTtcataaagaattttataaaccGATGGATCAGGAGAGTGTGGCTTGTATCTAAGGCGACCAAAATCTTCCTAATTTTAACCTGCTTTACAGCATATATCATGATAG GCCCTTGGTTTATGGCGGAGGTGATAGACGGCCACACAGGCTTGATGTTTGTGTGGGGACTTTATGTTAAAGGAGCCCTACTGCCAGGATCCCTTACTTATGTTTATGGAATATTTCAA ATGGTGAGCTACAACATTCCTTTGCTGTTCCACTTGGGCTACATCTTGGATTACCCACAATCCTTCAGTGAATCCAACCAACTCCGTCTTTCACACAGAATAAGACATCTGTATATTCCAATGATAGTACTACTGATATTTCAGTGTTATGTGACTCTGATAGAATTCCCCCAGGCCTATGGGACGAAAGCAATGATTGTGGGTCCAGTTCGGTCAGGGTCCATATTTATTGGAATGTATTGTTATTATGCCGCCTTTACTCATCATTATAAAAGTACTGTTCATACAAGTTGA